Proteins encoded together in one Methanobrevibacter millerae window:
- the rsmA gene encoding 16S rRNA (adenine(1518)-N(6)/adenine(1519)-N(6))-dimethyltransferase RsmA translates to MNSKGSESLSKTTKSILDKHGIRLNKNLGQNYLIDENKRNQIISFANVNEDDVVLEIGSGIGTLTIELAKRAKKVIAIEQDSNICEILNQRLKKQKIDNVELINDDALKIEFPKFNKIVSNLPYQISSPITFKFLDYDFDLAVLMYQKEFALRMNGEVGSKNYSRLSAMLYFKCDVKHLTDVSCESFIPKPKVDSTVIGLTPKEITLTDEEFETYSKFTKALFQHKNKKIKNALIDSRHIICNLDKKEIKSRFNDIENEKLEKYLTKRVIVLSPEEILYISKELNPIFND, encoded by the coding sequence TTGAATAGTAAAGGTAGCGAATCCCTATCTAAAACAACAAAGTCTATTCTGGATAAGCATGGAATACGTTTGAACAAGAATTTAGGACAGAACTATCTGATTGATGAAAACAAGCGCAACCAAATAATCAGCTTCGCCAATGTCAATGAAGACGATGTTGTTTTGGAAATCGGTTCCGGAATCGGTACACTTACAATAGAACTGGCCAAAAGGGCTAAAAAGGTAATAGCTATCGAACAGGATTCAAATATTTGCGAAATATTGAATCAGCGTTTGAAAAAACAAAAAATTGATAATGTAGAGTTGATTAATGACGATGCATTGAAGATTGAATTTCCAAAATTCAACAAGATTGTCTCCAATCTACCTTATCAAATATCATCACCTATCACATTCAAATTTTTAGATTATGATTTCGATTTAGCCGTATTAATGTATCAGAAGGAGTTCGCATTAAGGATGAACGGCGAAGTCGGAAGTAAAAATTACTCAAGGCTTTCTGCAATGCTTTACTTTAAATGTGACGTGAAGCATTTAACCGACGTGAGCTGCGAGAGCTTTATTCCAAAGCCCAAAGTGGATTCTACAGTAATAGGCCTTACCCCGAAAGAGATTACTTTAACCGACGAGGAATTTGAGACTTATTCGAAATTCACCAAAGCGTTATTCCAGCATAAAAATAAAAAGATTAAAAACGCTTTAATCGATTCAAGGCATATCATTTGCAATCTAGATAAAAAAGAGATAAAATCCAGATTCAATGATATCGAAAATGAGAAATTAGAAAAATATTTGACAAAAAGGGTTATCGTGCTGAGCCCTGAAGAGATTTTATATATTTCAAAGGAACTTAACCCTATTTTTAACGATTAA
- a CDS encoding 50S ribosomal protein L21e, translating to MQRSRGFKSRSRKKLTKVERKGRTNPITNRFQRFEEGDLVHIIINPSIQKGQPHSRFHGKTGKIVGTKGKAYLVALKEGNKAKELIIRPDHLKLQA from the coding sequence ATGCAAAGATCAAGAGGATTTAAAAGCAGATCAAGAAAAAAATTAACTAAAGTTGAAAGAAAAGGAAGAACCAACCCTATTACAAACAGATTCCAAAGATTTGAAGAAGGGGATTTAGTTCACATTATCATTAATCCAAGTATTCAAAAAGGTCAACCACACTCAAGATTCCACGGTAAAACCGGTAAAATCGTTGGAACCAAAGGTAAAGCATACTTAGTAGCTTTAAAAGAAGGAAACAAAGCTAAAGAATTAATTATCAGACCTGACCACTTAAAATTACAAGCATGA
- a CDS encoding RNA polymerase Rpb4 family protein, with product MIGKNVIKKEEIPGVTVKETLEEFSQEYELNYEQNVTLNHLARFPRYSAEDTEKIIAELQSELGLRHKVAVHIVDLIPKDIDDLRLIFAKEPIQINKEEMEKILDILNQYFVDE from the coding sequence ATGATTGGTAAAAACGTCATTAAAAAAGAGGAAATTCCTGGAGTCACAGTCAAAGAGACTCTTGAAGAATTTTCCCAGGAATATGAACTAAACTACGAGCAAAACGTGACTCTAAACCATCTTGCAAGGTTTCCAAGATATTCTGCCGAAGATACAGAAAAAATCATTGCGGAACTTCAAAGCGAGCTTGGCTTAAGGCACAAGGTTGCTGTTCATATTGTTGATTTAATTCCAAAAGACATTGATGATTTAAGATTGATTTTCGCAAAGGAACCTATTCAAATCAATAAAGAGGAAATGGAGAAGATTCTGGATATCTTAAATCAGTATTTCGTTGATGAATAG
- a CDS encoding nucleoside deaminase, producing the protein MKNDSYFMELAIKEAEKSLNEGGIPIGAVLVKDGEVISKGHNRLIQNSSVILHAEMDAIEKAGRLNYGDYRKCTLYTTLSPCPMCSGAVILYNIPRVVIGENTTLMGAENLLECNDVEVVVLDDIRCRDLFLKFTCNCSEIWDEELAKVGNTTEVK; encoded by the coding sequence ATGAAAAACGATTCTTATTTTATGGAACTGGCCATTAAGGAAGCTGAAAAGTCTTTAAATGAAGGCGGGATTCCGATTGGAGCCGTCCTGGTTAAAGACGGTGAAGTGATATCCAAAGGCCATAACAGATTAATCCAAAACAGTTCTGTAATTCTGCATGCCGAAATGGATGCAATAGAAAAAGCCGGCCGCTTGAATTATGGGGATTACAGGAAATGCACATTATATACAACCCTGTCACCCTGTCCGATGTGTTCCGGTGCCGTAATACTTTACAACATTCCAAGAGTCGTAATAGGCGAAAACACCACATTGATGGGTGCGGAAAATCTCCTTGAATGCAACGATGTCGAAGTGGTGGTTCTTGACGATATCCGATGCAGGGACTTGTTTTTGAAATTCACCTGCAACTGTTCTGAAATCTGGGATGAGGAACTGGCTAAGGTCGGAAACACTACGGAGGTTAAATAG
- the polC gene encoding DNA polymerase II large subunit → MDYFERLEAETHVLYDIANEARSKGLDVETKTEVPLAKDLAERVEGLVGPENVAKRIKKLEEDMSREEVAFEIAAEIASGKFELIGEKAEYDEEQRCDQGLRTALAILTEGVVAAPLEGISQVKIKDNFDSTKYIAVYFAGPIRSAGGTAAALAVLLGDKIRQAINIDAFKPIEDEIERYVEEVELYESEVTNLQYSPTPEEVRFAANHIPVEVTGEQTDQVEVSHRDLERVETNNIRGGALLAMVEGVIQKSKKIHKISNKLGLNWEWLTEYSKPKKEESSESSDDSDVVSEPKYIQDIIGGRPILGYPSEKGGFRLRYGRSRNTGLATMGVHPATMALLDFLAVGTQLKIEYPGKGNCVVPVDSIEGPTVKLKNGDVVILNSVKQARELKKDVVEILFLGDMLVAFGEFLRNNQPLYPSGWCEEWWIGLLKESENYSEDDDLDLGRLEYDYLSAKEAFELSKKYNIPLHPKYTYCYDDVTIEDLNALYDLLMECKDTYSLNEGIKLKMSYPKRTLEIIGVPHIVRDNQIIIDADNSYALLATLVDRLPQKETTIEALNEISNIEIKNKAPAYIGTRVGRPEKSKERLMKPAPHGLFPIGQYGGAQRLVANAAKKGTIKVELSRRKCTNPDCKLMSFSSICPNCGSPTEMGRPELKKINLSSMLKKASDNVGVRKVDKVKCVVGMISESKLPEPLEKGILRAKNEVFTFKDGTVRHDSTDLPLTHFIPKEIGVSVEKLLEMGYEKDCYGNPIENENQIIELRVQDVVISDNCAEYLVNTSHFIDDELSKFYGMDTFYNVKTKEDLIGHLIAGLAPHTSAGVLGRIVGFTKALGCYAHPYFHSAKRRNCDSDEDAVMLLLDALINFSKTYLPNTRGGSMDAPLVLSTRIDPEEIDDESHNLDIYDRFPVEFYDRTKDPLKPAEVLDLIDNVEMHLGTPQQYEGLMFSHHTSSIHAGPTVCLYKRLPSMKEKVEAQIELAEKIRAVDQRGVVEKVLSSHFLPDIMGNSRAFSKQKVRCTKCNSKYRRIPLTGKCTKCGGNLILSVSKGSVQKYLGISQDLVNRYPVSPYLKQRLEIQEFGINSLFESDKSKQSSLDLFF, encoded by the coding sequence ATGGATTATTTTGAAAGATTGGAAGCTGAAACACATGTATTATACGACATAGCTAATGAAGCACGTTCAAAAGGTTTGGATGTTGAAACGAAAACCGAAGTGCCATTGGCAAAGGATTTAGCTGAAAGGGTTGAAGGGCTTGTCGGTCCTGAAAACGTAGCTAAGCGTATAAAGAAATTAGAGGAAGATATGAGTAGGGAAGAAGTGGCCTTTGAAATAGCCGCCGAGATTGCCTCAGGCAAGTTCGAACTGATTGGCGAAAAGGCGGAATATGACGAGGAGCAAAGATGCGACCAAGGCCTAAGAACAGCTCTGGCCATCTTGACAGAAGGGGTTGTAGCCGCTCCTCTGGAAGGTATCTCCCAGGTTAAAATCAAGGACAATTTCGATTCAACAAAATATATCGCCGTTTACTTCGCAGGTCCTATCAGAAGCGCTGGAGGTACTGCTGCAGCACTTGCCGTTCTGTTGGGAGACAAGATTAGGCAAGCAATTAACATTGATGCATTCAAGCCGATTGAAGATGAGATTGAGCGTTACGTGGAGGAAGTTGAGCTTTACGAATCTGAAGTTACAAACCTCCAGTATTCACCGACACCGGAAGAGGTGAGGTTTGCGGCCAATCACATCCCCGTTGAGGTAACTGGCGAACAGACAGACCAGGTCGAGGTTTCACACAGGGATCTGGAACGTGTCGAGACGAACAACATCCGTGGAGGGGCGCTGCTCGCTATGGTTGAGGGAGTTATTCAGAAATCCAAAAAGATTCACAAGATTTCAAACAAGCTCGGTCTCAACTGGGAATGGCTTACGGAATATTCAAAGCCTAAAAAGGAGGAATCTTCAGAATCATCCGATGATTCAGACGTTGTAAGCGAACCAAAATACATTCAGGATATCATTGGCGGAAGACCCATTCTCGGATATCCTTCAGAAAAGGGTGGATTCAGGCTAAGATACGGCAGGTCAAGGAACACCGGGCTTGCCACAATGGGAGTCCATCCGGCAACAATGGCTCTTCTTGACTTCCTGGCCGTTGGAACGCAGCTTAAAATCGAATATCCTGGAAAAGGAAACTGCGTTGTTCCAGTCGATTCCATTGAAGGACCGACAGTCAAGCTTAAAAACGGCGATGTCGTAATCCTCAACAGCGTAAAGCAGGCCAGGGAACTTAAAAAGGACGTTGTGGAAATATTGTTCCTTGGAGACATGCTTGTCGCATTCGGGGAATTCTTAAGAAACAACCAGCCGCTTTATCCTTCAGGATGGTGTGAAGAATGGTGGATTGGGCTTTTAAAGGAAAGCGAGAACTACAGCGAAGATGACGATTTGGATTTGGGAAGGCTTGAATACGATTATCTATCAGCCAAGGAGGCCTTTGAGCTATCCAAGAAATACAACATTCCACTTCATCCCAAATACACTTACTGCTATGATGACGTGACGATTGAAGATTTGAATGCATTATATGACTTATTAATGGAATGCAAGGATACCTACAGCCTCAATGAAGGTATCAAATTGAAGATGTCCTACCCGAAAAGGACACTTGAAATCATAGGCGTTCCCCATATCGTGCGTGACAATCAAATAATAATTGATGCGGACAATTCATATGCGCTTCTTGCAACGCTGGTAGACAGGCTGCCTCAAAAAGAAACGACGATTGAAGCCTTAAACGAAATTTCCAATATCGAAATCAAGAACAAGGCTCCGGCATATATCGGCACCCGTGTAGGAAGACCTGAAAAATCAAAGGAAAGGCTGATGAAGCCTGCGCCACATGGACTATTTCCTATCGGACAGTACGGAGGAGCCCAAAGGCTTGTTGCAAACGCAGCCAAAAAGGGCACCATCAAAGTCGAGCTTTCAAGAAGGAAATGTACCAATCCGGACTGCAAGCTAATGTCTTTCAGCTCAATATGTCCAAACTGCGGTTCACCTACCGAAATGGGCAGGCCGGAACTTAAAAAGATCAATTTATCCTCAATGCTTAAGAAGGCATCAGATAACGTCGGCGTAAGAAAAGTCGACAAGGTAAAGTGCGTTGTAGGTATGATTTCAGAGTCAAAGCTTCCTGAACCACTTGAAAAGGGAATATTAAGGGCTAAAAATGAAGTATTTACATTTAAGGACGGAACAGTTCGCCATGACTCCACAGACTTGCCGCTGACCCATTTCATTCCTAAGGAAATCGGAGTAAGCGTTGAAAAGCTCCTGGAAATGGGCTATGAAAAGGACTGCTATGGAAATCCTATCGAAAATGAAAATCAAATTATAGAGCTTAGGGTACAGGACGTCGTCATTTCAGACAACTGTGCCGAATACCTCGTGAACACTTCACATTTCATTGACGATGAGCTGAGCAAATTCTACGGAATGGACACATTCTATAACGTAAAGACAAAAGAGGATTTGATTGGACATCTGATTGCGGGACTGGCTCCCCACACGTCTGCAGGAGTTCTGGGCCGCATAGTCGGATTCACAAAGGCGTTAGGATGTTACGCTCACCCGTACTTCCACTCCGCAAAGCGTAGAAACTGTGACAGTGACGAAGATGCCGTAATGCTGCTTCTGGACGCATTAATTAACTTCTCAAAAACTTACCTTCCGAATACGAGAGGGGGAAGTATGGATGCTCCGCTGGTTCTGTCCACAAGAATCGATCCAGAAGAGATAGATGACGAATCCCACAACCTTGATATCTATGACAGGTTCCCTGTTGAATTTTATGACAGGACAAAGGATCCTTTAAAGCCTGCAGAGGTTCTGGATTTGATTGACAACGTTGAAATGCATCTTGGAACGCCGCAGCAGTATGAGGGACTGATGTTTTCACACCACACCTCAAGCATTCACGCAGGGCCTACAGTATGCCTTTATAAAAGATTGCCGTCAATGAAGGAAAAGGTTGAGGCACAGATTGAGCTTGCAGAAAAGATTCGTGCCGTAGACCAAAGGGGAGTCGTTGAAAAGGTATTGTCTTCCCACTTTTTACCTGACATCATGGGAAATTCAAGGGCATTTTCCAAGCAGAAGGTAAGATGCACAAAATGCAATTCCAAGTACAGGAGAATACCGCTGACCGGAAAATGTACAAAATGCGGAGGAAACCTGATTCTTTCAGTTTCCAAGGGATCCGTTCAAAAGTATCTTGGAATATCTCAGGACCTTGTTAACAGGTATCCTGTGTCACCATATTTAAAACAGCGTTTGGAAATTCAGGAATTTGGTATAAATTCACTGTTTGAAAGTGATAAATCAAAACAAAGCTCTTTAGATTTATTCTTCTAA
- a CDS encoding DUF655 domain-containing protein → MDKRNKNKKNPPQKTEDYAVVLDYLSLGYVQSDMSKFKGKAIAQAIGTDYFTLLELAPKNGVDLEIQDTVYIGKGKRDKIYRVLGKLDFENLTATSRIELEYAIKDIIISREDEFVDFFNTAGPVNTRLHKLELIPGIGKKYMWEIIEERKKKEFESFEDISERVPSLSDPVGMLVNRVKQELDTTTVKKGKQKYYLFTPIPRSSQKRNNRR, encoded by the coding sequence ATGGATAAGAGAAATAAAAACAAAAAAAATCCACCTCAAAAAACTGAGGACTATGCAGTCGTACTAGATTACCTTAGTTTAGGATATGTACAATCTGATATGTCAAAGTTTAAAGGAAAAGCTATTGCTCAAGCTATTGGTACCGATTACTTCACTTTACTTGAATTAGCTCCAAAAAACGGAGTTGATTTGGAAATTCAAGACACCGTATATATTGGAAAAGGAAAAAGAGACAAGATCTACAGGGTTTTAGGAAAATTGGACTTTGAAAACCTGACCGCTACCAGTAGAATAGAACTCGAATACGCCATTAAGGACATTATCATCTCAAGAGAAGATGAATTCGTTGACTTTTTCAATACTGCAGGTCCTGTTAATACAAGATTACATAAATTAGAATTAATTCCTGGAATTGGTAAGAAATACATGTGGGAAATTATCGAGGAACGAAAGAAAAAAGAATTTGAAAGTTTTGAAGATATAAGCGAAAGAGTCCCATCCTTATCTGATCCTGTCGGAATGCTCGTAAACCGTGTAAAGCAAGAGCTGGATACGACAACGGTCAAAAAAGGCAAACAAAAATACTATTTATTCACTCCAATTCCTAGAAGCTCACAAAAGAGGAATAATAGGCGATAA
- the lysS gene encoding lysine--tRNA ligase — translation MTHWIENIADELSKKDVEEHIIASGTSISGSIHIGNSCDIFIANAVGKKLREKGKEAKTIWIADDNDPLRKVPYPLPEDYDQYLGMPYSTIPCPDGCCSNFVEHFEKPLLNVIEDYGIEMEAKSGYEMYKSGVYDDYIRISFENVNEIREIFNEYRREPLAEDWLPYNPVCEECGRINTTYAYDYDGDIVKYRCECGHEGEMDIKSGNGKLTWRVEWAARWKIFGITCEPFGKDHAASGGSYDVSSVISEKIFDYPAPYPVPYEWITLDGEAMSKSHGVFFAPDEWLKIGPAESLNYYLFRSKPMKAKDFSPKMPYLDFIDQFDKVEKVFYNEEEAPSEKEDRKFREIYEIAQINAGEPLPFRPPFRFLVNAYQIAGDDLEKIFEILKKNSQLTKSFEDKEFDDLTELEMSQYRERVDNVIYWLDTYAPKFVKFQVQTKKVPNLPLTDEQTQFLDALADLIEATEFSDAKELHDAMYGILENLGLKPQKGFQAIYKMILGQKQGPRAASFLLSLDKDFVVKRLRKEA, via the coding sequence GAAGAACATATCATAGCAAGCGGAACCTCAATATCAGGTTCAATACACATTGGAAACTCTTGCGACATATTCATAGCTAACGCAGTTGGAAAGAAATTAAGAGAAAAAGGAAAGGAAGCCAAAACCATATGGATTGCAGACGACAACGATCCGCTCAGGAAAGTTCCATATCCGCTTCCTGAAGACTACGACCAGTATTTGGGAATGCCGTACTCAACAATTCCATGTCCTGACGGATGCTGCAGCAACTTCGTGGAGCACTTCGAAAAGCCATTGCTGAATGTCATTGAAGATTATGGCATTGAAATGGAAGCCAAATCAGGATACGAAATGTATAAAAGCGGAGTTTATGACGACTACATTAGGATTTCATTTGAAAATGTTAATGAGATAAGGGAAATCTTCAACGAATACAGAAGGGAGCCTTTAGCTGAAGACTGGCTGCCTTACAATCCTGTCTGTGAAGAGTGCGGACGTATCAATACCACTTACGCTTATGACTATGACGGAGACATCGTGAAATACAGATGTGAATGCGGCCATGAAGGCGAAATGGATATCAAATCCGGAAACGGAAAACTCACATGGAGAGTCGAATGGGCAGCAAGATGGAAAATATTCGGCATTACCTGCGAACCTTTCGGAAAAGACCACGCAGCAAGCGGAGGATCATACGACGTGAGCAGCGTCATTTCAGAAAAAATCTTTGATTATCCTGCACCTTATCCAGTTCCATACGAATGGATTACCTTGGACGGTGAAGCTATGAGTAAATCCCACGGCGTATTCTTCGCTCCGGACGAATGGCTTAAAATCGGTCCGGCCGAAAGCCTTAACTATTACTTATTCAGGTCAAAACCAATGAAAGCAAAGGATTTCTCACCTAAAATGCCTTACCTTGACTTTATAGACCAGTTTGACAAGGTTGAAAAAGTGTTCTATAACGAAGAGGAAGCTCCTTCCGAAAAAGAGGACAGGAAATTCAGGGAAATCTATGAAATAGCCCAAATCAATGCCGGCGAGCCTCTGCCTTTCAGGCCACCATTCAGATTTTTGGTTAACGCATACCAGATTGCAGGTGACGATTTGGAGAAAATCTTTGAAATACTTAAGAAAAACTCACAGCTGACCAAAAGCTTTGAGGATAAGGAATTTGATGACTTGACCGAACTGGAAATGTCCCAATACCGTGAAAGGGTCGATAACGTAATTTACTGGTTAGATACCTATGCACCAAAATTCGTTAAGTTCCAGGTACAAACCAAGAAAGTCCCTAACCTGCCGTTAACTGACGAACAAACCCAATTCCTTGATGCTTTGGCAGATTTAATTGAAGCGACAGAGTTCAGCGATGCCAAGGAATTGCACGATGCCATGTACGGAATTTTAGAAAACCTGGGCTTAAAGCCACAAAAAGGTTTCCAGGCAATCTATAAAATGATTCTTGGTCAAAAACAAGGCCCTAGAGCAGCATCATTCCTGTTAAGTTTAGACAAGGACTTTGTAGTTAAAAGATTAAGAAAAGAAGCTTAA
- the nrdD gene encoding anaerobic ribonucleoside-triphosphate reductase, whose amino-acid sequence MEKSSEIANNLNKSVKINVEKNNGIKERFSYEKLMKSLVMVETPFFESDKIVATVVSQLYDGITTKEIKKIVYECLEDIDSEIANKYLASTQLKVRTSRDTIEAFDLSKIANTLIEETGASQETAFEIATETWKELKKLNVEYLTAPMIREIVNTKLVEYGLEDLRSRYTRLGIPVYNITSLIENGNRDNANMIHNPESIHKHVADEALKQYALLKMLPASLADAHMSGDIHIHDLEFFAGRPLNCMQHDIRTFIKYGLKVDGTGDHTSIAGAPNHMETLMNHTGEIMLAAQQNMSGGQGMSLWNVFVAPFARGRSYDEIKQSVQMLVYNLNMAYAARGSQVPFTSMALEFGVPNFLKDETAYGPKGKVVGTYGDYEEETRLIQRAFTETLLEGDNEGKPHLFPNTIYTLREETMTSEYEEDIRLVHELSAKYGSSYFVNMLAGYRGEMANYMGCRTCLQDNWTGDWDQDCLRTGNLAYVTLNLPRIGYQSKDETQVFEYLDEYMDLATETLMLRREQGLKCLNDFHILPFLKQKVAEDSYYRIQNSTLSFGFVGLNEMLLSLFGEGIENPDANKFGIKCLEYINERANQLKDETGLRWSVLQTPAESTAYRFATLDKKQFGDEAIVQGDGNANYYTNSSHVPVDTSASLIEKIKIEEQYHPLTPGGHIFHAFMGESYSDPDSLMSLTNKIARKSDIGFWAYSSALSFCLKCKTLMKGLNHVCPTCGESEDVEWYDRITGYVQQVGRAKSASGGWNPGKRQELIDRRRFEQ is encoded by the coding sequence ATGGAAAAAAGTTCAGAAATTGCAAATAATTTAAATAAATCCGTTAAAATTAATGTAGAGAAGAATAACGGAATTAAAGAAAGATTTAGTTATGAAAAATTAATGAAGTCATTGGTAATGGTAGAAACCCCATTCTTTGAATCTGATAAAATCGTGGCAACTGTCGTATCCCAATTATACGATGGAATCACTACAAAGGAAATCAAAAAAATCGTTTACGAATGTTTAGAAGACATCGATAGTGAAATCGCAAACAAATACCTTGCAAGTACCCAATTGAAGGTACGTACTTCAAGAGACACTATTGAAGCATTCGACTTATCCAAAATTGCCAATACGTTAATTGAGGAAACCGGCGCAAGTCAGGAAACCGCATTCGAAATAGCTACAGAAACCTGGAAAGAGCTCAAGAAGTTAAACGTCGAATACCTGACCGCTCCAATGATCAGGGAAATAGTCAACACAAAACTGGTTGAATACGGACTTGAAGACTTAAGAAGCCGTTACACCCGTTTAGGTATCCCTGTTTACAACATTACCTCATTAATCGAAAACGGTAACAGGGACAACGCAAACATGATTCACAACCCGGAAAGTATCCACAAACATGTGGCAGATGAAGCATTAAAACAATACGCATTACTTAAAATGCTTCCGGCAAGCCTTGCTGACGCGCACATGTCCGGGGACATTCACATTCACGATTTGGAATTCTTCGCAGGAAGGCCTTTAAACTGTATGCAGCATGATATAAGGACATTCATCAAATACGGCCTTAAAGTGGACGGTACAGGTGACCACACCTCAATTGCAGGTGCTCCAAACCACATGGAAACATTAATGAACCATACCGGCGAAATCATGCTTGCAGCTCAACAGAACATGTCCGGAGGACAGGGAATGTCACTCTGGAACGTATTTGTAGCTCCGTTTGCAAGAGGAAGAAGCTACGATGAAATCAAGCAGTCCGTACAAATGCTCGTTTACAACCTCAACATGGCTTACGCAGCACGTGGATCACAGGTACCGTTTACAAGCATGGCACTTGAATTCGGAGTTCCAAACTTCCTTAAAGACGAAACCGCTTACGGACCAAAAGGAAAAGTAGTCGGAACCTACGGAGATTACGAAGAGGAAACCAGATTGATTCAAAGAGCATTCACCGAAACCCTGCTTGAAGGAGACAACGAAGGAAAACCTCACTTATTCCCTAATACCATTTACACATTACGTGAAGAAACAATGACCAGCGAATATGAAGAAGATATCCGCTTAGTCCACGAATTGTCTGCAAAATACGGTTCATCATACTTCGTAAACATGCTTGCAGGATACAGGGGAGAAATGGCCAACTACATGGGCTGCAGAACCTGTTTACAAGATAACTGGACCGGCGACTGGGACCAGGACTGTTTAAGAACCGGTAACCTCGCTTACGTAACCTTAAACCTTCCAAGAATCGGATACCAGTCCAAAGACGAAACCCAGGTATTCGAATACTTAGACGAATACATGGACCTTGCTACCGAAACATTAATGCTTAGAAGGGAACAGGGTTTAAAATGTCTAAACGACTTCCACATATTACCGTTCTTAAAGCAGAAAGTGGCTGAAGACTCCTACTACAGAATCCAAAACTCAACCTTATCATTCGGTTTTGTCGGACTTAACGAAATGTTACTGTCATTATTCGGCGAAGGAATCGAAAACCCAGACGCCAACAAGTTCGGTATCAAATGTCTTGAATACATAAATGAAAGGGCAAATCAATTGAAAGATGAAACCGGACTCAGGTGGTCAGTACTGCAAACACCTGCAGAATCCACAGCTTACAGATTTGCAACTCTCGATAAAAAACAGTTCGGAGACGAAGCTATCGTACAGGGAGACGGAAACGCAAACTACTACACAAACTCCTCCCACGTGCCTGTAGACACTTCCGCATCATTAATCGAAAAAATCAAGATAGAAGAGCAATACCATCCATTAACCCCTGGTGGACACATCTTCCACGCATTCATGGGTGAATCATACTCAGATCCTGATTCATTAATGAGCTTAACCAATAAAATCGCAAGAAAATCCGATATCGGTTTCTGGGCTTACAGTTCAGCATTAAGCTTCTGTTTAAAATGCAAAACCTTAATGAAAGGACTCAACCACGTTTGCCCAACCTGCGGTGAAAGCGAAGATGTGGAATGGTATGACAGAATTACCGGCTACGTACAGCAAGTCGGACGTGCAAAATCCGCATCCGGAGGCTGGAACCCTGGTAAACGTCAGGAACTTATTGACAGAAGAAGATTTGAACAATAG
- a CDS encoding GNAT family N-acetyltransferase, with protein sequence MQVIVTDERDGRFIELCKSYGCVLDDPQVVLLLVGPDSTLGCASFKVFDSQSVEIVSLFIKSSKNREKISYKLIKQLEKIAIDLGFKASYAYLDEDDLALEIFKKLDYEIVKNDDEILIKKEFRSLI encoded by the coding sequence ATGCAGGTCATCGTAACCGACGAGCGCGATGGTAGGTTCATTGAATTGTGCAAATCATATGGATGCGTATTGGACGATCCACAGGTCGTGCTGCTTTTGGTCGGACCCGATTCAACCCTGGGATGCGCCAGCTTTAAGGTATTTGATTCACAATCCGTTGAAATTGTAAGCCTGTTCATTAAATCATCTAAAAACCGTGAAAAGATTTCATATAAGTTGATTAAGCAGCTTGAAAAGATAGCTATTGATTTGGGCTTTAAGGCCTCTTATGCCTATCTGGACGAGGATGATCTTGCCCTTGAAATTTTTAAAAAACTCGATTATGAAATTGTCAAAAATGATGATGAAATTTTAATAAAAAAAGAGTTTAGAAGCTTGATTTAA